Proteins encoded by one window of Gemmatimonadota bacterium:
- a CDS encoding MFS transporter: protein MPMKTELTRLDLACWGGFMMFATSGVVTPICLPEISRALSISLSESGGLETARTCLLLVVLILSGILARKWGKKHFVTWGQYLLAIGLLMISYADSYPMLILSLMVTGIGGGFTEALINPLVIDIHPKDSGKYLNITNAFYPVGVMVSALLFGELLTLGYSWRLVFRIAAAGALFMGISFHLSRFPISVADRQSSKHLIAQILKTPKFWLFAIAIFLGAGVEAAFTFWSRSYVETYLQDMPRAGAIAVVVFAITMALGRLLSAKLSQMIRLKTLMLGSAIFGVVVSSGIPFSENLIGFYILLLFAGFATACFWPTILAEAAEHLSFDTTMLFVVLACFGIAGFGLIPWIMGVIGDSASLKAGFSIIPGLFIGLIVVISITKR, encoded by the coding sequence ATGCCTATGAAAACCGAACTCACCAGACTCGACCTGGCCTGCTGGGGCGGGTTTATGATGTTTGCCACCAGCGGTGTTGTCACCCCAATATGCCTGCCCGAAATATCCAGAGCTCTGTCCATCTCCCTCTCTGAAAGCGGCGGCCTGGAAACCGCGCGAACATGTCTTTTGCTCGTCGTCTTAATCCTGTCCGGCATCCTCGCGCGCAAATGGGGCAAAAAACATTTTGTGACCTGGGGGCAATATCTCCTCGCCATCGGCCTCCTCATGATCAGCTATGCCGATAGCTATCCCATGCTTATCCTGTCCCTCATGGTCACCGGCATTGGCGGTGGATTCACCGAAGCCCTCATCAATCCCCTGGTTATCGACATCCACCCCAAAGACTCGGGCAAATACCTCAACATCACCAATGCCTTTTACCCCGTCGGCGTCATGGTCTCCGCGCTACTCTTTGGCGAACTCCTGACCCTCGGATATTCCTGGCGGCTCGTGTTTCGCATTGCGGCAGCGGGTGCGCTTTTCATGGGCATCTCGTTCCACCTATCGCGCTTTCCCATCTCCGTAGCAGATCGGCAATCATCCAAACACCTGATTGCACAAATCCTCAAAACGCCCAAATTCTGGCTCTTTGCCATCGCCATATTTTTGGGCGCAGGTGTCGAAGCGGCATTCACATTCTGGAGCCGCAGCTATGTGGAAACCTACCTCCAGGACATGCCCCGCGCCGGTGCAATCGCTGTCGTCGTCTTTGCGATCACAATGGCACTGGGCCGCTTGCTCTCCGCAAAATTATCCCAGATGATCCGCCTGAAAACCCTGATGCTCGGTTCCGCCATCTTCGGTGTTGTCGTCAGCAGCGGCATTCCCTTCTCCGAAAACCTGATTGGATTTTACATCCTGCTCCTTTTCGCAGGATTTGCAACCGCCTGCTTCTGGCCCACCATACTCGCCGAAGCCGCAGAACACCTGTCCTTTGACACCACCATGCTCTTTGTCGTACTCGCCTGCTTTGGCATTGCCGGATTTGGCCTCATCCCCTGGATCATGGGCGTTATCGGAGACAGCGCCAGCCTGAAAGCGGGTTTCTCTATTATACCCGGCCTCTTTATCGGCCTGATCGTCGTAATCTCCATCACAAAGCGTTAA